A single window of Larimichthys crocea isolate SSNF chromosome XII, L_crocea_2.0, whole genome shotgun sequence DNA harbors:
- the eps8l1a gene encoding epidermal growth factor receptor kinase substrate 8-like protein 1a encodes MSSPPQVVPRRHSGVRVMITPGELLPPGGLPIYTGSGKENGTSGKTNHTSLLDAEREVEILNHCFDDVERFMARLQQTAEAQSVLNQRKKKKRSTKSKKKDNQDDDLLTLKAYPPSEEEFVDIFQKIKYCLSLLDRLKSVITQPDAPELLHPVFVPLGLIVKTTGGPALGASVVSPAMTSGAVSLLSKHLTEEEKGLWTSLGPNWTSPCSQLSVSVPAYSPVFLDGWQPQAYDSNGQPREDPIESQHKQDAFRESRAAHTPQDQARQTAEGHGEGTEVEGNWLPPEGERLYCCSYDFVARNSSELSVLQGETLEVIESSKRWWKCRNRFDQIGFVPHNILEPLSALNNTGRDSPVVRRESKKALSPRAKYFSYAPPSPDATSPIATSPLRPQSMVLPSTTMQGEDSDRVLIMNDELLQRLAEKRGSIRPLVVPRTADTSTPLNYQSPPAEVEAWLTTKGFSQQTVQSLGILTGAQLFSLNKEELRTVSPDEGARVYSQIMVQKALLEDVHKATELEKAMERQKLRIDEESEHDIV; translated from the exons ATGTCTTCACCACCTCAGGTGGTCCCTAGAAGGCATTCAGGTGTCCGAGTCATGATAACTCCAGGAGAGCTGCTTCCTCCTGGAGGTCTGCCCATCTACACAGGCTCTGGCAAAG AAAATGGGACCAGTGGAAAGACAAATCATACATCTCTATtggatgcagagagagaagtg GAAATTCTGAACCACTGCTTTGACGATGTAGAGCGATTCATGGCACGCTTACAGCAGACAGCTGAGGCCCAGAGTGTTCTCaaccaaagaaagaagaagaagagaagcacaaagagcaaaaagaagGACAACCAAGATG ACGACTTGTTGACCTTGAAAGCTTACCCTCCATCAGAAGAAGAGTTTGTGGACATCTTCCAGAAAATAAAGTACTGCCTCAGTCTGCTG GACCGGCTCAAGTCAGTCATCACACAGCCTGACGCACCAGAGCTGCTGCATCCTGTCTTTGTGCCTCTAGGACTG ATTGTGAAAACCACTGGAGGACCAGCGTTAGGTGCGTCTGTAGTCAGTCCTGCAATGACCAGTGGTGCTGTTTCACTACTCAGCAAACATCTGACTGAAGAGGAAAAGGGGCTGTGGACATCATTAGGGCCCAACTGGACTTCACCCTG tTCGCAACTTAGTGTGTCTGTTCCTGCGTACTCACCTGTCTTCCTGGATGGGTGGCAGCCTCAGGCCTATGATTCAAATGGCCAACCTAGAGAAGATCCCATCGAGTCACAGCACAAACAAGATGCTTTCAGGGAAAGTAGGGCAGCACATACTCCACAGGACCAAGCTCGACAGACAGCAGAGGGCCATGGTGAAGGCACTGAAGt AGAAGGAAATTGGCTTCCACCAGAGGGTGAGAGACTTTACTGCTGCAGTTATGACTTTGTGGCTCGAAACAGCAGTGAGCTCTCTGTGCTACAAGGAGAAACACTAGAG GTAATTGAGTCATCAAAGCGATGGTGGAAGTGTCGGAACCGCTTTGACCAGATAGGATTTGTTCCCCATAATATCCTGGAGCCTTTGTCTGCTTTGAATAACACGGGGAGAGACAGCCCAGTGGTACGCAGAGAGTCAAAg AAGGCCCTTTCCCCTCGGGCAAAGTACTTCTCATATGCTCCACCAAGCCCAGATGCAACCAGTCCTATAGCTACAAGCCCGTTGCGACCACAGAGCATGGTTTTACCATCTACAACAATGCAGGGAGAAGACAGTGACCGGG TGCTGATAATGAATGATGAGCTTCTTCAGCGGCTGGCTGAGAAAAGAGGCTCAATCCGTCCTCTGGTGGTTCCCCGCACAGCTGACACTTCTACTCCCCTGAACTACCAATCACCACCTGCTGAGGTGGAGGCCTGGCTCACCACCAAAGGCTTCAGTCAGCA gACAGTTCAGAGTCTGGGCATTTTAACAGGAGCGCAGCTTTTTTCCCTGAATAAGGAGGAGCTCCGCACAGTGTCCCCAGACGAAGGTGCAAGAGTTTACAGCCAAATTATGGTGCAGAAGGCCCTTCTCGAG GACGTGCACAAAGCCACAGAACTAGAGAAAGCGATGGAGAGGCAAAAGCTGAGGATTGACGAGGAATCAGAGCATGATATTGTGTAA
- the slc6a16a gene encoding sodium-dependent neutral amino acid transporter B(0)AT2, translating to MIEKPPLDSNGEEDRAWLSEGQSETQLTTVHNPDGVETPDEDRPAWDSKIQYVLAQVGFSVGLGNVWRFPYLCHQNGGGAFMLLYVFLLLIVGVPLFFMELAAGQSIRQGSIGVWKHISPKLAGIGYSSCMVCFYVALYYNVIIAWSLFYLGNSFQYPLPWEHCPIDVATNNTVKECADSSPTSYFWFRKALQITNSIEESGEFNPIMTGCLLAAWAIVSLAMIKGIKSSAKVMYFSSVFPYVVLFIFLIRGLMLDGAMDGITYMFYPKLEIWGNVQVWRQAATQVFFALGLGYGSVIAYSSYNPVNNNCHRDALMVSCINFMTSVLASLVVFVVLGFRAKSIALRCVAKNLGLLNLMTSDDLLHPGFPWINTTNPNSVSITEYREWYSHYSSMVGPNITDCSLEEEMNKGVEGTGLAFIAFTEVMALFPASPFWSTLFFLMLLNLGLSTMFGTMQGILTPLMDNFSLLGRHRTLLTVSSCVLGFLLGLLFTQCSGNYFVAMFDDYSATLPLVIVVIFETISVAWVYGTDRFLDDIEVMLKWRPPVIYKYLWKYVCLLAMVGLMLASLLRMVLKGPTYTAWNQNTASEMTLEYPGWALAMIVMLIVFASLPVPIGYIHSMLKNRRVLNTHSEEVRCQELHRELYTKCSSNEQLDSNSHHLVPSEEDEARPRTAFLPLGNEHYRLLPQQEEEDEEDTGV from the exons ATG ATTGAGAAACCTCCACTGGACAGCAAcggggaggaggacagagccTGGCTCAGTGAGGGTCAGTCTGAAACTCAGCTTACAACTGTGCACAATCCAGATGGAGTTGAGACACCTGATGAAGATCGGCCAGCGTGGGACTCCAAGATCCAGTACGTGCTAGCCCAGGTGGGATTCAGTGTGGGCTTAGGAAATGTGTGGAGGTTCCCATACCTTTGCCACCAAAATGGAGGAG GGGCCTTCATGctgctgtatgtttttcttttactgattGTGGGAGTTCCACTGTTTTTTATGGAGCTGGCAGCTGGCCAGAGCATTCGCCAGGGCAGCATTGGTGTTTGGAAGCACATCTCCCCAAAACTGGCAGGAATCGGCTACTCCAGCTGCATG GTCTGTTTTTACGTGGCTCTGTACTACAATGTTATCATTGCATGGAGCCTGTTCTACCTGGGTAATTCTTTTCAGTATCCTCTGCCGTGGGAGCATTGTCCAATTGATGTAGCCACTAATAACACAG TAAAAGAATGTGCGGATTCTTCCCCGACATCATATTTCTGGTTTCGGAAAGCACTTCAGATCACAAATTCAATCGAAGAGTCCGGGGAGTTTAATCCAATCATGACGGGCTGTTTATTGGCTGCTTGGGCAATTGTCTCTCTGGCTATGATCAAGGGCATCAAGTCTTCTGCAAAG GTGATGTACTTTTCCTCAGTCTTTCCCTACGTGGTgctctttattttcctcatcaGAGGGTTGATGTTGGATGGTGCAATGGATGGAATCACCTATATGTTTTATCCTAAA CTGGAAATCTGGGGTAATGTGCAGGTGTGGCGGCAGGCTGCGACACAAGTGTTTTTTGCCCTCGGACTGGGCTATGGCTCTGTTATTGCATATTCCTCCTACAATCCGGTCAACAACAACTGTCACAGGGATGCGCTGATGGTCTCTTGCATCAACTTCATGACGTCCGTGCTGGCTTCACTCGTGGTTTTTGTTGTGCTGGGTTTCCGTGCCAAGAGCATAGCACTACGCTGTGTGGCTAA AAATCTTGGTCTTCTAAACCTTATGACGTCCGATGATTTGCTTCATCCTGGTTTTCCTTGGATCAACACGACAAATCCAAACTCTGTGTCTATAACTGAATACAGGGAGTGGTACAGTCACTACAGCTCCATGGTGGGCCCTAACATCACTGACTGCAGcttggaggaggagatgaataAG GGTGTTGAAGGGACAGGTCTGGCATTCATAGCATTCACTGAGGTGATGGCCCTTTTCCCTGCCAGCCCGTTCTGGTCCACATTGTTTTTCCTAATGTTGCTCAACCTGGGCCTCAGCACCATGTTTGGGACGATGCAGGGAATCCTCACACCTCTCATGGACAATTTTAGCCTCCTTGGGCGCCACCGGACCCTACTCACAG tgtccagctgtgttttggggtttttgttGGGACTGTTGTTCACCCAGTGCTCAGGAAACTATTTTGTGGCTATGTTTGATGACTACTCTGCAACTCTACCATTAGTCATTGTAGTTATCTTTGAAACCATTAGTGTGGCGTGGGTTTATGGAACAGATCG CTTCCTGGATGACATTGAAGTCATGCTCAAATGGCGCCCTCCAGTGATTTACAAATATCTTTGGAAATATGTGTGTCTACTGGCAATGGTTGGCCTCATGCTTGCCAGTTTGTTGCGCATGGTCCTAAAAGGGCCCACATACACAGCCTGGAATCAAAACACA gCCTCTGAAATGACTCTCGAGTACCCAGGCTGGGCCCTCGCTATGATTGTCATGCTCATAGTCTTTGCCAGCTTGCCTGTGCCTATTGGCTACATCCATTCCATGTTGAAAAACCGCAGGGTCCTTAACACTCACTCTGAGGAGGTACGCTGCCAGGAGTTGCACCGTGAGTTGTACACCAAGTGCAGCTCCAATGAGCAGCTGGATTCCAACTCCCACCACCTCGTGCCTTCTGAGGAAGACGAGGCTCGTCCCAGGACTGCCTTCCTGCCATTGGGCAATGAACACTACCGGCTTCTGCcccagcaggaggaagaagatgaggaagatACGGGAGTGTGA
- the nme4 gene encoding nucleoside diphosphate kinase, mitochondrial isoform X2: protein MLQVSEDLLSQHYSQLRTKPFYPSLVHYMTSGPVVVMVWEGHKVVQATRTMVGHTNPAEAQAGTVRGDFSFHVSRNVVHASDSVDGAQREIQLWFQGKDLLNWDCCDQTITCEL from the exons ATGTTGCAG GTGTCTGAGGATCTCCTGTCTCAGCACTACAGTCAACTGAGGACTAAGCCTTTTTATCCCAGCCTTGTGCATTACATGACTTCAGGACctgtggttgtcatg gTGTGGGAGGGTCACAAAGTAGTCCAGGCGACACGTACCATGGTGGGTCATACTAACCCAGCTGAAGCCCAGGCAGGCACAGTCAGAGGAGATTTCAGCTTTCATGTCAGCAG AAACGTGGTTCATGCCAGTGATTCAGTGGATGGGGCACAGAGGGAGATCCAGCTGTGGTTTCAGGGAAAGGACCTTCTGAACTGGGACTGCTGTGACCAGACCATCACCTGCGAGCTGTGA
- the nme4 gene encoding nucleoside diphosphate kinase, mitochondrial isoform X1: protein MVMFPRCIFKRVFQQFYSGHQETTKSLVSGFPTALLHGQRAAGHRSSSSLPSVRERTLIAIKPDGVQRRLVGQIIQRFEQRGFKLVGLKMLQVSEDLLSQHYSQLRTKPFYPSLVHYMTSGPVVVMVWEGHKVVQATRTMVGHTNPAEAQAGTVRGDFSFHVSRNVVHASDSVDGAQREIQLWFQGKDLLNWDCCDQTITCEL, encoded by the exons ATGGTCATGTTTCCGAGGTGTATTTTTAAGAGAGTCTTTCAACAGTTTTATTCAGGGCATCAAGAGACCACTAAAAGTCTTGTATCTGGGTTTCCCACTGCGCTGCTTCATGGACAAAGAGCTGCTGGACACAGGAGCTCATCAA GTCTCCCAAGTGTAAGGGAACGGACTCTTATAGCTATAAAGCCAGATGGAGTTCAACGTCGTCTTGTTGGACAGATCATTCAGAGATTTGAGCAGCGGGGCTTCAAGCTGGTTGGCCTGAAAATGTTGCAG GTGTCTGAGGATCTCCTGTCTCAGCACTACAGTCAACTGAGGACTAAGCCTTTTTATCCCAGCCTTGTGCATTACATGACTTCAGGACctgtggttgtcatg gTGTGGGAGGGTCACAAAGTAGTCCAGGCGACACGTACCATGGTGGGTCATACTAACCCAGCTGAAGCCCAGGCAGGCACAGTCAGAGGAGATTTCAGCTTTCATGTCAGCAG AAACGTGGTTCATGCCAGTGATTCAGTGGATGGGGCACAGAGGGAGATCCAGCTGTGGTTTCAGGGAAAGGACCTTCTGAACTGGGACTGCTGTGACCAGACCATCACCTGCGAGCTGTGA